In Fundulus heteroclitus isolate FHET01 chromosome 8, MU-UCD_Fhet_4.1, whole genome shotgun sequence, a genomic segment contains:
- the tmem38b gene encoding trimeric intracellular cation channel type B: MDVFGLLHLDELSHGLASVSMFPYFDMAHYIVSVMALREQPGALAVSRVSPLACWFSSMLYCFGGAVLSGIMLAEPPVAPLSNGTGVLLASIIWYLVFYCPMDVVYSCAALLPLRLVLSAMKEVTRTWKVLGGVTQAHNKYKDSLLVMIAIGWARGAGGGLISNFEQLVRGVWKPETNELLKMSYPTKVTLMGAVLFALQQTHYLPLQKHHLMLFYTIFIVVNKSRMMLTGSSSSPFAPIESALYKTLFSGHSPYAALTAEVQKAGTDNGTSTGTACHATTKESEKNRSAGQKNSSSPVEGEEGSLKAKEAKDSKKIN; encoded by the exons ATGGATGTGTTCGGCTTGCTGCACTTGGACGAACTGTCCCACGGACTGGCAAGCGTGTCCATGTTTCCTTACTTCGACATGGCGCACTATATCGTGTCGGTGATGGCTCTGAGGGAGCAGCCAG GAGCTCTGGCCGTGTCCAGAGTCAGCCCCTTGGCCTGCTGGTTCAGCTCCATGCTCTACTGCTTCGGGGGAGCGGTGCTGTCAGGGATCATGCTGGCCGAGCCGCCGGTAGCGCCTTTGTCCAACGGCACCGGTGTCCTGCTCGCTTCAATCATCTG GTACCTCGTCTTTTATTGTCCCATGGACGTGGTCTACAGCTGCGCAGCTCTGCTCCCCCTCAGGTTGGTGCTGTCAGCAATGAAGGAGGTGACCAGGACGTGGAAGGTCCTCGGAGGGGTCACTCAGGCCCACAACAAATACAAGGACAGCCTGCTGGTTATGATCGCCATCGGGTGGGCGAGAG GTGCCGGGGGCGGCCTCATAAGTAATTTTGAGCAGCTTGTCCGGGGTGTATGGAAGCCCGAAACCAATGAGCTCCTTAAGATGTCCTA CCCCACAAAGGTGACCCTGATGGGAGCGGTGCTGTTTGCTCTGCAGCAGACTCACTACCTGCCTTTACAGAAACACCACCTGATGCTCTTCTACACCATCTTCATTGTCGTCAACAAG TCTCGGATGATGCTGACaggctcctcctcctcgcccTTCGCCCCCATCGAGTCGGCCCTGTACAAGACGCTCTTCAGCGGCCATTCCCCGTACGCCGCTCTCACGGCGGAGGTACAGAAAGCAGGCACGGATAACGGCACGTCGACGGGAACCGCCTGTCACGCCACAACCAAAGAGTCAGAGAAGAACAGATCAGCGGGTCAGAAGAACTCTTCTTCACCTGTTGAGGGTGAGGAAGGCTCGCTCAAAGCCAAAGAGGCCAAAGACTCCAAAAAGATCAACTAG